GTACTAATCCTAATTCAGTATGCTGACTGGGGAACtcgaagttgaagtccacagatcttaaaagttgccaagtttggaaaacaGTGTTACATAGATTCTGTTTTCCCTTAAGAGTAAGAGAAACTGATGTTATAATGTACCATGTCCCCATGAACAGGTTTTGTCATACTTCTCTTGGCGGGAGTGAGACACCGTGTTATATCTGCACTATTTCACAGTTGCATTGACCACTAAGCggataaattgtgtgtgtgtgtgtgtgtaacgtatttttgctgataatgaaaaggaagggatactactatagatctattttgggcttatttgccttcatcaggtagccacaccattaccaggatttgaacctggggctctgccttgtaaaaACCACTCGACAAAAAcgcagacacacatacacatttcTAACTGTGTTACTGATAGAGAATATTGATGCACTGCTACTGATAGGTGCACTGgtttgataatgaaacatctgcaagaaatcaaccaaactcagagagcaccaagaacctctCTGTTATATGGTTTTCCAAAGTTCTTTTgtacaaatatataaatttataattcTCAATTCCTTTAGCTGCCTGGGGATAATGGGAGTGATAGTCCTGCACATGTGAACAGTACTTGGTTAGTAAAGTTCATGTATCGGATTATGTCTTAAGGGGTTCCACTTAATAGCTGCAGTCTGTGTTAGTGGATTGTGATTTCTATTTAAGATATGTATTATTCTTTCATAAGGTTCAACAGACAGACTCGTTTCTTCTTGACCAACATGAAGAACtgataatttgtaaatattatgAAAAAAGATTAGCAGACTTTTGCTCTGTATTTAAGCCAGTAATGCCCAAATCTGTTGTGGTAAGTTGCTGAATATTTTACACCTATTTTTTACTTTTCTGCTTAAAGAAACCAATGTCTTGCTGGTGCTTACTTAAAATGCAACCTTTAAAGCTGATTTAAAGAAAACCAAGTTTGATTAATGCTTGTgacaaagaagtataaattaagcATAGAAATACAAATTAAGCACAAATCATGGTTTATATAATATcccatagttttaaaatggctatTTGGATGTAAATAACTAATTAATTCTTATTCCTTGTAAGTTttaattttcctttcatttttcaaaatttaATGTGGTTTACAAGGTCCCCCCCCCATacacagaatattttattttctacatTCGCATTAATAATGCTGATTTGAAATGCTGAAAACATGCAGAAGTTTCCTTTCGAAGTAATTAGTACAGCCTTAAGGTTAGCTGCTCTGTGATTGGTGGCTTCATTTCCATGAAGACCCTGGTCCACCTTATTTTGTTAagtgggaagagaaagaaaaacattatGCATCAAATATCAGAGTAGCGGTTAGATCAATttgtaatattataatatttgtaaTCTGTAATATTGTCACAGCTTCTGCTAGAGTTGTACAGCATACATGCAGCAGAATGCACAGAATATCAACACTGTCAGGAAAGCTATATCCTGTCATACTAAATTCTGCTATAGGAGACCACATCTCAGCTACTTTGGGAATCAATGGTAGTGACAACCAAACAAGTCCCATAATTACGGAAAACTACAGTTGTGAAGAATATAAGCGTATCTGAGATCATAGGCACATAGGCTTGTATTGTTATTGTGAAGTATACTATTTTTGACTTGGAGGACGACAGAATTACTGATCTAGTGTGCTGTTTAGAAAGGAATTCTAGTATCAGTTTTGTGTACTTTAATCTTTAATAAACAGAAAAATGATTTAGTATCTCCAAGTAGATTGGAGCAAACATGCTATTTTATTCTCCTGGCccaatttatatataaaatagatGGACTTTTCATTGTTACAGTAATAAGCTATTTCAGGGCTGCATCCTTTGTTTCATAAATTCCCTTTTTgactattgatttgattttttttctgtgtgtagAACTGAGTGATATGTTATTTAGTTTTCTATTggcattttaaaatgtgtattgaatttatttattaggtttataACAAGTCATTTGAATGGACGTTCCAACTTTTTTGTACTTTTAGGGAACAGCCTGCATGTATTTCAAACGTTTTTATCTCAATAACTCAGTAATGGAATATCATCCCCGTATAATTATGTGAGTAACTCTTAACTATTTATGCTTTGATATCAGTTAAAATTGATAATGTTTATGTATTTTTGAAATTTTAACTAATAAGAGATAAGAACTATGTAGGGCTCATTTATATTCCAAGGTGAAAACTGTCTGTTTATCAGGAAAACGTTTTTGTTATTGAAATTATTTATATTGTCTCAAGTACGTATtcttttgttataataaaatgcttgtgttttgtttttaaggttAACGTGTGCATTCTTGGCTTGTAAAGTAGATGAATTTAATGTATCTAGTGCACAATTCGTTAGTAACCTCCGTGACAGCCCAGCAGGACAGGAGAAAACATTGGAACAGATCTTAGAATATGAATTACTTCTTATTCAGCAGCTGAACTTCCATCTTATAGTACATAATCCTTACAGACCATTTGAAGGGCTATTGATTGATTTGAAggtaccttttttcttttttgcttattAAATTAAACATTAAGTGCAATAAAATGTATTACATGAAACATAGGTATCAATATTGATTATGTGACTCCATCTTTATTACCTTAGATTTTCTTTGCACATCTTTGAAAACCCTTCAGTTCTGAAAACAGTAACAAAATATGGTTTTTAGAACTGAGTGTCAAAATGATGGTTGGAAATATTTAATTGTTTGTGCTGATGTTCATATATGTTTGACAGGATTCTTAATTCGTCTGTAAATAAGGATATTATCCATATATTTCTTATGAACATCAAAGTTATGAGTTATAGAAAAAAGTGGTTGTTTTTTGTTACAAATATCATTAAAGATAAATCTTGGATATCATAATCAGCTTCATAATCTATGGACTTTCCTTATTTTGAAAAACAAGGTACTGTAGAagagttttgatttgattttgtaaGGTCCAAATTTTGCTCACTATCAAATCAATTCATGAAAACCTTGGTATTTAATTATTCTGAAGTGATGAAAAAGACCACAGAATAGATAAGCTTTTTAGTTTATTTTGTTTCATTCTATTGCTTGAAAATAGGGAATCCTTTTAGTACCTGCCTTTCATTTGAAAGTATTTGTCTTGGATATTGGCTTGGAGGAAATTGTAGCAACAAATTATTCCAAAGTATTATTGTCTGTTACTTATTTTCTAGACCCGTTATCAGCTGCTTGAAAATCCGGAGACACTGAGGAAGACAGCAGATGATTTTCTTAATCGAGTAGCTTTGACAGATGCCTGCCTTCTATTTACACCTTCTCAGATAGCTCTCACTGCTATGGTATCAAGTGCATCCAGGGCAGGATTTAATATGGAAAGGTATGCATTTTCTGAATATTTAAGCAATCACATAAATATCCTCTGTTTCTGTAGGAAAAATATAGGCTATAAAAAGGCATGAATAATGATAACTGCAGTCAGACATATACCCCAAATTCCGGGATTTGATCTAATATTTGATCTAATTGCCTGAGCACTTTATATAAGAGTTTGGCAGCAGTAAATTATTCTGGTGTATGTAGAATTTTTCTGTGGAATGATCACTTTTATAACTTTTAATAATGCTTTAGCCTATCAAAATAGGCAAGTATATATgtggcatacacacacacacaaacacacacacacacacacctactatTCGTATCTTAATATTATTGTTCTGCTTATTTGGATTATTGCATGTACTATAGATGGAGCTGCCCCTAAAGACCACTCAGAAGTTTCAACTGTTCCAGAATGTGACAATGTGCTCAGGATGGGCATTCCTAGCTTTACCCATATAATACCTCTAttgcatgagctgcactggcttcaaGTTTCCTCCTGGGTGAAATTTAAGATGCTGGTTATCACATGGCAGAAGCCCAAGTTAGGAGCAGGACTGCCTTTCCCTAGGGATATCAGCCTATGCTAGGTTAGATAGGTTGGGTAAGCTTCTAGTCCCTTCCCTTAAATATTGACACCTAGGTGAGCTAGGAAGAaatgccttttctgtggcagtccCTGCTCCATGGAACCCTCTTCTGCCTGTAGTTTGGTAGGTCTTCCAAACCTGTGAACTACCAAGTTTCCCATTCAAGTGCTGGGATAAGATGTGGTGATTGCATATCTGAAGCTTGACTTGGCGCcagggttttgtttttaatgcttttggttttaatatttttaatatgggTTCTTGCTTGGGAGCTATCCAGAGTTTGATATAAGACAGCTGTTTAAATGTTTTACATGAAGGGGGAAAACATCTGAGTACCTTAGGATGCGGAAATACAAGAAATTAATTGTAACACAAgttacttcggagaggggcggcatacaaatctaaataataaataaataaattatttaaattgctTTCATAGCATAAGTTGTATTTTAAATACTGTTAAAATATCTGCCATTGCTTATTGTGAAATGTTTAATATGATTATTCTTTTTATGATCTATAATTCTTTTTagctgttgtttgtttatttttgttaattttctgaattttttaaataGTTACTTGTCAGGAACCCTAATGCTCAAAGAGAATAAAGCATCCCTTTCGCAGTTACTGGATGGAATGAAATGTAAGTATTGATGTTGACGATGAAACAGTACCTacacatttatttaaaatatgcttGATGCTTCCAAAAAGAAAAGGTGAAGAGCTTGATGTGGTTTAAGAGTTGTAAATATTTTTGATATTTCTACCTGAATAAAAGGACCCATTATTTTGGAACAAACATACCTGAAATCTTGTCTGTTTCCATCTTTCCTATTCCCCATGCGAGCATGTAGGATAGAATAGGACAGGATATTCTGTTAtcaataaagaagaatatttgtagctcagagtggAAATGAGtggcccttggtgctctctgagcttgattattttcttgcagatgtttcattaccctaactaggtatCATCAATGTTAGCGGCCGATGATAGTATAGAACTGAGGATGTTACCTAGATTGTGTAATTaaatttctgcaagaaaacaaccaagctcagagagtaccagtGACTCCTTCATATCCTGTTATATAAAATGTTTGTAGCTGTATGGATTTCTGCAATATTAACTATTGCACAGTCTCATTGACAGGTTTGGTTTGTCTCTTTTGATACTAAGTTTTATGTTGCCTGATTCTAGAGTGGGTTTCTTTAAATATTGTGCACTGTGTAGTCCAGGAGATACTAAAATGTCAACAACTAtactaatgttttttttctttaggaCTTACTAGATTCTGTTTCAGTTGACTTATATTTAGAAACATTGATGTATATACATACCTACTGTATGTCTTAATGTTTTTTCTGTGACTGTATTactaactaccatattttttgaaatGTAAGACGCactgatgtataagacacaccaagatttcaaagaggtatgtAAGGAAAACGTTTGTCCTCCCCAGGTCCTAGAAGTACTCTGCAAGCATCCCAAACTCTGTGCTgcctggttgtttttttttgcaaaaacagccaTTTTTGCCTTCGCCAGCcatcaggagcactctgcaggccttccaaaccctctgtgcattcTACTTTTCACAAAAACAGCCCATTTGCCACCTGTTTCTTTGCAAAAATAGTGTGTGTAGTgcatctgggaagcctgcagagcagtTCTGGGGGcagagggaaggcaaaaatgcctgtttttgaaaagaattgtCCATTTTCACCTGTTTCTttccaaaaatggggtgtgcataGGGTCTGTGAAGCCTGCTGAGTGCTtccgggggctgggggaaggcaaaaatgatcttttttggcttgggtgccaaaaggctgTGCAATAGCGCATGGCAGATGCCCACACCAGAGATTGGTTCCTCTtggtttgcccgaaccagtagctacccactggtgatgtcactgaaTTGGATCGGCTGGTGTTGGTCTGTGGGCACCGCCGTCTTTTTTGTTGATCTTTTTGTGAAGTTTTTACTTTTTGGAagatttttcctgttctgctgcttaaAAGAGGACGTCCGGCCTGCCCCCAggtttatactgacctttattccttcgccCAAAGTGtagctgatcagttcctcagctgtgttttgggctcaTTCCCcctactgagcatgcacggaagcaaaattgcatgaggggacgcACACGCAAAACATCATGATGCGAACCGGTGGGGAAGGTATATAGAACCCACCTTtggcccacactcataatgcattgccctccccctgcacatgcgcacaagccttactgaagcctccggacttccggtagGGCTATTGGGCTATTTTttatgaacttccagttggcctgtttggccatttttgctgtctccaggcttcaagaggcatttctgaagcctggggagagggaaaacggccgaaaagaaggccaaaaatcagctggccagagcatgcatgcgtgctggagctggcaTAGAGCAAcgtcacgtgccctcagatatggctttacATGCCAGCATTCCATAGATTCGACATCGCTGGTATAATATTTTGAAATGAAAAATGTGCTTCAAATTATGCAGGGGTGCATATGTAACATACTAGCAGTGTCTGTCTCCATGGGAATTAGTTTAGAGATAGCTGTGAAATCCAGGGAAATAATGGAGCTATCTTAAGGTCTTGTGGACAAATATTTTGTGAATGCATTGTATGGTCCAAAGCGTCTTGTTTCTGTTTGAATCCAGTATGCCACATATTGGAGCAATATCAAAAGGAACTTTATATCAAGAGAGCCACTATTATGTTCATTTTCTTTAGTGATTATAAAGCTATTTGGCTAAATATGTTATGGCttgaataaatgaaagaaaagaaatttgaTAGCACTCTTCAGATATTGAAGTATTACTTGAGAAAAGAGTCAGGACTAGCTCTCCATCATCCTAAAATGTGCACTTTAAATAACATTCTTAAACTATAAGAAGgcagtgtttttttaaaacagttgtAATACTTTGGAACATTTAAACAATAGAATCAATTACTTACGCACATGGTAGTCTCTGCTGCTTGTATTCTGGTAAAGTCTATACTGAGAATAGAATTGATTCACCTTCCCTACTTTGAATATCCTCCAACATATATCTTGAAATTAGAGAATTCCTTAGTTGACATTTGATCAATTTTATTTAGAATGCAAACTGTTTTGTGACTCCAATCATTTTCAACCAGCACATTCATTTTCTTAGAATTTCTTCATGTTTTGGTAAGTAACATAAAAgttcatattttataatattttgatAAATGTTTATTGCATTTGTGTAGGTATGAAAAATCTGATTAAAAAGTATGAATTACCACATCCTGAAGAGGTTGCTGTATTAAAACAGAAGCTAGAAAAATGTCACAGTCCAGAACTTGCTCTTAATTCAAATACGTATGTTTAAAGCTTTGTTACATTTCTTCTGTTCTAATGGCCTAATTTCTGGCTAGGATTGTCTCTATTGATGCTATTCCAGGTGTTTGTCAGTATTCCTCAGTCAGCACAATACACTGAAAGTCATTTTGTGGATTATAATGTTCCTTAGCAAAAACTTTCATGCAGCAAGATTGAATAGGGATAGGTTTATGTTATACAATAAACATAAAAAGAGAAGATGAAAGATGTTATTATAAAAGTATTAATTTGCCTCCTCTAACAACATTAGTACTTACTTACATTAGTACTTAGAACTCTTGTACTTGGAGTACACTTGTAGGTATTTTATAATGCCACATTCCTCTACTAGGTTCAAattgttatttatataaataggaAAAGTTTACTTTCAAATAAATTAATGGAAATTGATTAAATTTAGGTAATCTTTATTCTGCTGTGGGTTATACACTCTCAAGGTAATCTTTTGGAGGAAattgagaaaatgaaacaaacagaGGAGGCAAGAAATAGAAATGGTGACAATGCTCATTcttatacggtggtacctctacttaagaatgcctctatttaagaacttttctagataagaaccaggtgttcaagattttttttgcctctacttaagaaccattttctacttaagaacccaagcccggaaaaagttcacagaaaatttgagagttgcacgaaggcccagccagtttcctgccattccccctttaatcctggctatctcgggcttttctgggctgccagaagagcctttagatggtgcttaagaaggctttggcagcccagagcaaacggaccgttttcctttctctgggcgcttggcgACGGAACAAAcgacttcgctgtggtgactccctcacgctgcgtcccatacacctggcatgaggttgcctcccggagcatctgggcatgaaaaggcaaaagggggtgcttcaccccggccagatcaacttgactttagccaaaccgaggagtcaccacagtgaaggaaaggtgccggctacaaagtgagctagcgagaggagagcccttcagcataggaagaggaagcagcagcagcagcagccacctttcggtcaaaggagcgggagattcccccctcccacccacctgggtttttctctctgacGCAGTGTTTGGGAGGCTGCCTCGCGCCGAGtttatgggaggcgtgtgctcctcctcgccacctcagagtttctctttttttttaaagctttaaagttttgaatttttttgattctcgtcaccttcctttggcagcgactgtcctcctcttcttccctctcctcctcccacccaaattctgagcttttatttctttcctaatgggtttgcacacattatttgcttttacattgattcctataggaaaaattgcttctacgtaagaccttttctacttaagaacctggtcacagaatggattaagttcttaagtagaggtaccactgtactcccctttcccacctttttttttgctaaattggACCCCAAAAGCCTAAAATGATCTGTTACTGAAGGCTTCATAAAAGTAGTAGAAAGAAATTTCTAATTCTATTAATCTGAAGGTTGATATattgaatttattatttttccaacTTCATCATTCTTTGCATTACTTTTTCTACAGTTTATCAATGGAACACACGTATCTTAAAGAAGTAAATAAGTATACaaaagtatacagtatatctaacaAACTTTTTATTTACCTCAGAGATAAATTTTAATTTATAGTTTTAAGCGATTtatatgttaaatgtaccctaaaTGCAGAAGGAAAGTATCCCAAGCCTGCtgtgcttttttgttgttgttactctCAGTTCTTCCACCTACCTGCAGAAGGCCTCTGGATTTTCCAGAGTTCTAAATCTCTGGGACAGATAGATTCCCAGAATCACCCTCTTGTAAGAATGGCTATGGCAGAGTCATGTCTTCAAGCtcattgctttatttttaatataaaaatgggATTGAATAAATTTAAGGGTGGAACATATCCTCTAACATTTATCTGCTATGTGATTttgataggaaaaaaagaaaaggctatGAATGTGATGAATTTATCTCGAAAAAATCTAGAATGGAGGAGGTTAGTAGATTTTATATTTCCAgattaaatttgtatttaaacTCTATTATTAAATCAAAATCGCAATGTTTTTAGATGGCACCTGTAATCATGTCAAAAATCACTTTTTGTTATgccaattattttttaaactaaGACAAATAATGTGCTATTTTGTCCCTCTTATCACAGCAAATCTCTGATCAATTGTTATTGGTTGCTTTAGTTCATAAGAAATGAAGCAAGGACTGAATTTATAAATGTCTCTGGATCATTCACTAAAATTTCCACCTGGCACGACAGAGCATTAATCTGTAATATATGCCACCATATGTTTTTTAAACCCACTTTTTAATTTGAATTGTGGTTTTAGTGtctttattgtattttctttatCATGTGAGTCATCCAGAGTCACTACAATAGATGGGTAGATATACAAATATGGTAAAGAAGTAGAAATTAAATTACCATGGAATCAAAAGGGGCAGGACCAGTTCCCACATACCTTATACAGCAATTTATGGGAATATAGATGTTTATTAAGAAATGAATACCTTATTTTACCTAATAAAACAGAACTATTGATAATTATGATAAATACTatcaaattattaaaataatgttGCCTTATTTACAAAATCTAAAAGTATCAGCACTATAACTGTTAACCAGTATACACTTGTATTTTATACAGAGTTTTACATCGAACACATACCGCTCAACTAGAATATTTAAGGGAAAAACTTAGTTCTTATTTGTTCTACCTTGTCAAACTTTctattaaagaaatattaaattcaatttcaaaattaGAAGTTGATACTATATTATATTTGAATTGCTGTGTAAAAATTAATTTGTAtctttggttttaaaataaatctgaCATTAAATGCAAAACATGTTGGAAGAACATGAACTAAAGCAAATCATGGTTTAAACTAAGCAATCAGAATTTATCCCTAGTATATTATACCCATTTTAAAAAAGTGAAGTTGCTTTGCATTGAATTAAATCTTTGTACCATTCATTCTACTCTTTTTAACTCAGGTGAAATTCTTTTTATGTCCTTTTCCAGTTGGACATCTGGAAATTCTAGAACCaaatttatgtatactgagattTTTCCATCTTTAAATGCTTA
This genomic interval from Erythrolamprus reginae isolate rEryReg1 unplaced genomic scaffold, rEryReg1.hap1 H_11, whole genome shotgun sequence contains the following:
- the LOC139155342 gene encoding cyclin-H-like yields the protein MYHSSTQRRYWTFRSEEELVRRRSDANRKFRCKVVANGKVQQTDSFLLDQHEELIICKYYEKRLADFCSVFKPVMPKSVVGTACMYFKRFYLNNSVMEYHPRIIMLTCAFLACKVDEFNVSSAQFVSNLRDSPAGQEKTLEQILEYELLLIQQLNFHLIVHNPYRPFEGLLIDLKTRYQLLENPETLRKTADDFLNRVALTDACLLFTPSQIALTAMVSSASRAGFNMESYLSGTLMLKENKASLSQLLDGMKCMKNLIKKYELPHPEEVAVLKQKLEKCHSPELALNSNTKKRKGYECDEFISKKSRMEEDEWTDDDFMD